Proteins encoded in a region of the Cupriavidus pauculus genome:
- a CDS encoding GntR family transcriptional regulator, protein MSKNLKLIAAATDDLPAADLKPARKGSVEERMYHEIYDAIMEHRLPPRTKLTEQSLCEIYATARHTVRKVLSRLAADGMVDLEPNRGAFIASPSTDEAHDMFELRQMLERAVLDKLAARADVKSVIAPLRRMVATERQAFLSHERPRWIRLSAEFHTALAELSGNALLVTMMRRLVSRTTLMIASVEAPGHNACSFDEHDDILDALEAGDAALAQARMAHHLGACADRVQPDEPGNFDLRSVLGQGGGHTR, encoded by the coding sequence ATGTCCAAGAATCTCAAGCTGATTGCCGCCGCCACCGACGACCTGCCGGCCGCCGACCTCAAGCCCGCGCGCAAGGGGTCCGTGGAGGAGCGCATGTATCACGAGATCTACGACGCGATCATGGAGCACCGCCTGCCCCCGCGCACGAAGCTCACCGAGCAATCGCTTTGCGAGATCTATGCCACCGCGCGCCACACGGTCCGCAAGGTGCTCTCGCGGCTGGCGGCGGACGGCATGGTGGACCTGGAGCCGAACCGCGGCGCCTTTATCGCGAGCCCCTCCACGGACGAGGCCCACGACATGTTCGAACTGCGCCAGATGCTCGAGCGCGCCGTGCTAGACAAGCTGGCCGCCCGCGCCGACGTCAAGAGCGTGATCGCCCCGCTGCGCCGCATGGTCGCGACCGAACGGCAGGCATTCCTCTCGCACGAACGGCCGCGCTGGATCCGTCTGTCGGCCGAATTCCATACCGCGCTGGCCGAGCTTTCGGGCAACGCACTGCTCGTGACGATGATGCGCCGGCTGGTCTCGCGCACGACGCTGATGATCGCGAGCGTGGAAGCGCCGGGGCACAACGCCTGCTCGTTCGACGAGCACGACGACATCCTCGATGCACTGGAAGCGGGCGATGCCGCACTGGCGCAGGCGCGCATGGCGCACCACCTTGGCGCCTGCGCCGATCGCGTGCAACCCGACGAACCCGGCAACTTCGATCTGCGCAGCGTGCTTGGACAAGGCGGGGGACACACCCGCTGA
- the uraH gene encoding hydroxyisourate hydrolase produces the protein MGRLTTHVLDTAAGIPGQGMSIALHKIVNNQRETLKRLVTNHDGRCDAPLLEGDALVPGVYELEFGAGDYFRAQGVTLPDPAFLDVVTLRFGIADAAAHYHVPLLVSPWSYSTYRGS, from the coding sequence ATGGGACGCCTCACTACGCACGTGCTGGACACGGCCGCCGGTATTCCCGGGCAAGGCATGTCGATCGCACTCCATAAAATTGTCAACAATCAGCGCGAAACGCTCAAGCGCCTCGTGACCAATCACGATGGCCGCTGCGACGCGCCGCTGCTTGAAGGCGACGCGCTCGTGCCCGGCGTCTACGAACTCGAGTTCGGCGCCGGCGACTACTTCCGCGCGCAAGGGGTCACGCTGCCCGATCCCGCTTTCCTCGACGTGGTGACGCTGCGCTTCGGCATTGCCGATGCCGCCGCGCACTACCACGTGCCGCTGCTGGTCTCGCCGTGGTCGTACTCGACCTATCGCGGCAGCTGA
- a CDS encoding porin: MSKHYKPAFKLAAIAAVLYSGATLAQSGVTLYGQADMFIGGIKNPGTGERAFVANSGGMQTSYWGIKGSEDLGAGTRAIFDLNAFYRTDNGRVGRFDGDSMFSRNAFVGLENNNFGSLKLGRNTTPYFVSTIIFNPLVDSYVFSPMVFHTYLTSGNAQVFDPGIIGDSGWNNSILYSTPTWGGLTANFIYGLGENAGNYSQNKWGGNVTYFNGNFGATLAFQQVKFDNAPFDVTNSTNPLLTGVSKQTAVQGGVSYDFRIVKLFAQAQYIKTSISAANPNGDIKHTNGQVGASVPVGAGAVLATYAYGKTENAVADFKRNTFALAYDYNLSKRTDLYAAYYYDKVTGIEHGDSFGVGIRHKF, from the coding sequence ATGTCGAAGCACTACAAGCCGGCTTTCAAGCTGGCGGCGATCGCGGCTGTCCTGTATTCGGGCGCCACCCTCGCGCAATCGGGCGTCACGCTTTACGGCCAGGCCGATATGTTTATCGGCGGCATTAAGAATCCGGGCACCGGCGAGCGCGCCTTCGTGGCGAACTCGGGCGGCATGCAGACGTCCTACTGGGGCATCAAGGGTTCGGAAGACCTGGGCGCGGGCACGCGCGCGATCTTCGACCTCAACGCGTTCTACCGGACCGACAACGGCCGCGTCGGCCGCTTCGATGGCGACTCGATGTTCAGCCGCAACGCGTTCGTCGGTCTCGAGAACAACAACTTCGGTTCGCTGAAGCTCGGCCGCAATACCACGCCGTACTTCGTCTCGACCATCATCTTCAACCCGCTGGTCGACTCGTACGTATTCTCGCCGATGGTGTTCCACACCTACCTGACGTCCGGCAATGCCCAGGTGTTCGACCCGGGCATCATCGGCGATTCGGGCTGGAACAACTCGATCCTGTACTCGACGCCGACCTGGGGCGGCCTGACCGCCAACTTCATCTACGGCCTGGGCGAGAACGCCGGCAACTACAGCCAGAACAAGTGGGGCGGCAACGTGACCTACTTCAATGGCAACTTCGGCGCGACGCTCGCGTTCCAGCAGGTCAAGTTCGACAACGCGCCGTTCGACGTCACGAACTCGACGAACCCGCTGCTGACCGGCGTCAGCAAGCAGACCGCGGTACAGGGCGGCGTCTCTTACGACTTCCGCATCGTCAAGCTGTTCGCGCAGGCGCAGTACATCAAGACGAGCATCAGCGCGGCCAATCCGAACGGCGACATCAAGCACACGAACGGCCAGGTCGGCGCTTCGGTGCCGGTGGGCGCGGGCGCGGTGCTGGCGACGTACGCGTACGGCAAGACCGAGAATGCGGTCGCGGACTTCAAGCGCAACACGTTCGCACTGGCCTACGACTACAACCTGTCAAAGCGCACGGACCTGTATGCGGCCTACTACTACGACAAGGTCACCGGCATCGAGCACGGCGACAGTTTCGGGGTGGGTATCCGTCACAAGTTCTGA
- the puuE gene encoding allantoinase PuuE, with the protein MSQHKDSQHYPRDLVGYGAEPPHARWPGGARVALQFVLNYEEGGENNVLHGDAGSEQFLSEIIGAAAYPDRHMSMEGVYEYGSRAGVWRILREFERRGLPLTIFGVSMALQRHPDVTRAFVELGHEIACHGWRWIHYQNMDEATEREHMRIGMEIIREMTGAMPLGWYTGRDSPNTRRLVVEHGGLLYDADYYGDDLPFWTEVEVTGGEKKPHLVVPYTLDSNDMRFATPQGFNTGEQFFQYLKDAFDVLYAEGDPRGLDRPKMLSVGIHCRLLGRPGRFRALQRFLDYVQEHDKVWICRRVDIARHWIETHPYGGQA; encoded by the coding sequence ATGAGCCAACACAAAGATTCCCAACACTATCCACGCGACCTCGTCGGCTACGGCGCCGAACCGCCGCACGCACGCTGGCCCGGCGGCGCGCGCGTCGCGCTCCAGTTCGTCCTCAACTACGAGGAAGGCGGCGAGAACAACGTGCTGCACGGCGATGCCGGCTCCGAGCAGTTCCTGTCGGAGATCATCGGCGCGGCCGCCTATCCGGACCGCCATATGAGCATGGAGGGCGTGTACGAGTACGGCTCGCGCGCGGGCGTCTGGCGCATCCTGCGCGAGTTCGAACGCCGCGGCCTGCCACTCACGATCTTCGGTGTCTCGATGGCGCTGCAGCGGCATCCCGACGTCACGCGCGCGTTCGTCGAGCTCGGCCACGAGATCGCCTGCCACGGCTGGCGCTGGATCCACTACCAGAACATGGACGAGGCCACCGAGCGTGAACACATGCGCATCGGCATGGAGATCATCCGCGAGATGACGGGCGCGATGCCGCTCGGCTGGTACACGGGCCGCGACAGCCCCAATACGCGCCGGCTCGTCGTCGAGCACGGCGGACTGCTCTACGACGCCGATTACTATGGCGACGACCTGCCCTTCTGGACCGAGGTGGAAGTCACGGGCGGCGAGAAGAAGCCGCACCTCGTGGTGCCCTACACGCTCGACTCCAACGATATGCGCTTTGCCACGCCGCAGGGCTTCAACACGGGCGAGCAGTTCTTCCAGTACCTCAAGGACGCATTCGACGTGCTGTATGCCGAAGGCGATCCGCGCGGGCTCGACCGCCCGAAGATGCTGTCGGTGGGCATACATTGCCGCCTGCTCGGCCGGCCCGGACGCTTCCGCGCGCTGCAGCGCTTTCTCGACTACGTGCAGGAACACGACAAGGTCTGGATCTGCCGCCGCGTGGATATCGCGCGCCACTGGATCGAGACCCATCCGTACGGAGGCCAGGCATGA
- a CDS encoding NADP-dependent malic enzyme, whose product MTSKTTGADVASQQAPTQTPQHAPNSPEAQLRLAALEYHRSPTKGKIQVTATKALSNQRDLSLAYSPGVAYACEEIAKDPAMAAEYTSRANLVAVVTNGTAVLGLGDIGPLAGKPVMEGKGCLFKKFAGIDVFDIELDARDPDKIVEIVAALEPTLGGVNLEDIKAPECFYIEKKLRERMNIPVFHDDQHGTAIISAAALLNGLKVVGKDIGKVKLAVSGAGAAAIACLDTMVSLGVKRENVYVVDSKGVIHVGRDANMEANKARYAQDTSARTLADIVKDADVFLGCSTAGVLTGDMVKTMADKPIILALANPEPEIRPEVAKAARPDCIIATGRSDYPNQVNNVLCFPYIFRGALDCGATKITEEMKLACVKAIAELAEAELNDAVAAAYGGAELKFGPDYIIPTPFDQRLIEKIAPAVAKAAEESGVATRPIKDLEAYRQQLTHYVYHTGLMMKPVFTAAKAAPKRVAYAEGEEERVLRAVQSVVDEGLARPILIGRPHVIQMRIDKAGLRLRPGVDFELVNPEDDPRYRAYHEAYHALRGRDGVTPDMAKVALRRSNTLIGTMLMHMGDADALLCGTVGRFEGHLEHVRDVIGMKPEAKVFAAMNALMLEKYTLFITDTFVNDDPTAEELACITQLAAEEISRFGLHPKVALMSHSMFGSSTRPSARKMRDAAEILSKVAPQLEVEGEMQGDAALVEDVRRHFLPSTKLAGSANLLVMPTLDAANIAFNLLKITGGQGVTVGPILLGAAKPVHILNPQATTRRIVNMTAVAVAEAGALR is encoded by the coding sequence ATGACCAGCAAGACTACCGGCGCGGATGTTGCGTCGCAACAAGCCCCCACGCAAACCCCCCAGCACGCCCCCAACAGTCCTGAAGCGCAACTGCGCCTCGCCGCACTCGAATATCACCGCAGCCCCACCAAGGGCAAGATCCAGGTCACGGCCACCAAGGCGCTGTCGAACCAGCGGGACCTGTCGCTGGCGTACTCGCCGGGCGTAGCGTATGCGTGCGAAGAGATTGCCAAGGACCCGGCGATGGCCGCCGAGTACACCTCGCGCGCGAACCTCGTGGCCGTGGTGACCAACGGTACCGCGGTGCTGGGCCTGGGCGACATCGGTCCGCTCGCCGGCAAGCCCGTGATGGAAGGCAAGGGCTGCCTGTTCAAGAAATTCGCCGGCATCGACGTGTTCGACATCGAACTCGATGCCCGTGACCCGGACAAGATCGTCGAGATCGTGGCCGCGCTGGAGCCGACGCTCGGCGGCGTGAACCTCGAGGACATCAAGGCGCCCGAGTGCTTCTACATCGAGAAGAAGCTGCGCGAGCGCATGAACATTCCCGTCTTCCATGACGATCAGCACGGAACCGCGATCATCTCCGCGGCCGCACTGCTGAACGGCCTGAAGGTCGTGGGCAAGGACATCGGCAAGGTCAAGCTGGCCGTGTCGGGTGCCGGCGCCGCGGCCATCGCGTGCCTGGACACCATGGTGAGCCTCGGCGTCAAGCGCGAGAACGTCTACGTGGTGGACTCGAAGGGCGTGATCCATGTGGGCCGCGATGCCAACATGGAAGCCAACAAGGCCCGCTACGCGCAGGACACGTCGGCCCGTACGCTTGCCGACATCGTCAAGGACGCCGACGTCTTCCTGGGCTGCTCGACCGCTGGCGTGCTGACCGGCGACATGGTCAAGACGATGGCCGACAAGCCCATCATCCTGGCCCTGGCCAATCCGGAGCCGGAAATCCGTCCTGAAGTGGCGAAGGCCGCGCGCCCCGACTGCATCATCGCGACCGGCCGTTCGGATTACCCGAACCAGGTCAACAACGTGCTGTGCTTCCCGTACATCTTCCGCGGCGCGCTCGACTGCGGCGCGACCAAGATCACGGAAGAGATGAAGCTGGCCTGCGTGAAGGCGATCGCCGAGCTGGCCGAGGCCGAGCTCAACGACGCCGTGGCGGCCGCTTACGGCGGCGCCGAGCTCAAGTTCGGACCCGACTACATCATCCCGACGCCGTTCGACCAGCGCCTGATCGAGAAGATCGCGCCGGCCGTGGCCAAGGCCGCGGAGGAGTCGGGCGTGGCAACGCGTCCGATCAAGGACCTCGAGGCCTACCGCCAGCAGCTGACGCACTACGTCTATCACACCGGCCTGATGATGAAGCCGGTGTTCACGGCCGCCAAGGCCGCGCCGAAGCGCGTGGCCTACGCCGAGGGCGAAGAAGAGCGCGTGCTGCGCGCGGTGCAGAGCGTGGTCGATGAAGGCCTCGCGCGTCCGATCCTGATCGGCCGTCCGCACGTGATCCAGATGCGTATCGACAAGGCCGGCCTGCGCCTGCGCCCGGGCGTGGACTTCGAACTCGTGAACCCCGAGGACGATCCCCGTTACCGCGCATACCACGAGGCCTACCACGCGCTGCGTGGCCGCGACGGCGTGACGCCGGACATGGCCAAGGTGGCGCTGCGCCGCTCGAACACGCTCATTGGCACGATGCTGATGCATATGGGCGATGCCGACGCGCTGCTGTGCGGCACGGTGGGCCGCTTCGAGGGTCACCTCGAGCACGTCCGCGACGTCATCGGCATGAAGCCGGAGGCCAAGGTCTTCGCGGCCATGAACGCGCTGATGCTCGAAAAGTACACGCTGTTCATCACCGACACGTTCGTCAACGACGATCCGACCGCTGAAGAACTGGCCTGCATCACGCAGCTCGCCGCCGAGGAAATCTCGCGCTTCGGCCTGCATCCGAAGGTCGCGCTGATGTCGCACTCGATGTTCGGTTCGTCGACGCGTCCGTCGGCCCGCAAGATGCGCGATGCCGCCGAGATCCTGTCGAAGGTGGCGCCGCAGCTCGAGGTGGAAGGCGAGATGCAGGGCGACGCCGCGCTGGTCGAGGACGTGCGCCGTCACTTCCTGCCGTCCACGAAGCTGGCGGGCAGCGCCAACCTGCTGGTCATGCCGACGCTGGACGCGGCCAATATCGCGTTCAACCTGCTCAAGATCACGGGCGGGCAGGGCGTGACGGTCGGCCCGATCCTGCTGGGCGCGGCCAAGCCGGTGCATATCCTGAACCCGCAGGCGACGACGCGCCGTATCGTCAATATGACGGCGGTTGCGGTCGCCGAGGCTGGCGCGCTGCGCTAA
- a CDS encoding DUF4136 domain-containing protein, which translates to MWQKNFNRGRTLALALLAALWLSGCASTITTEVTAFRQPEWQNDAPRTYAFENSPQQEAQLERATYEQWLAATLGGVGFEQLPASQARYLVSMDYDAVPGMVRVAETVYPDPWYGPWGPYWGPYGGYGGWYRPYGPWGWGPGYWPPQTIVRDVPVTFASLRVFFKDAKSGKRVYQVTARNTTEGGSLAGVMPYMIRSAFADFPGESGRPRRVTLEVEKAKP; encoded by the coding sequence ATGTGGCAGAAAAATTTCAACCGTGGCCGGACACTTGCGCTGGCCTTGCTGGCGGCCCTGTGGCTCTCGGGCTGCGCCAGCACCATCACCACCGAGGTCACGGCGTTCCGCCAGCCCGAATGGCAGAACGACGCGCCACGCACCTATGCGTTCGAGAACTCGCCGCAACAGGAGGCGCAGCTGGAGCGCGCCACATACGAACAATGGCTCGCGGCGACGCTGGGCGGCGTGGGATTCGAACAATTGCCGGCCAGTCAGGCACGGTATCTGGTCAGCATGGACTACGACGCCGTCCCCGGAATGGTGCGCGTGGCGGAGACCGTCTACCCCGATCCGTGGTACGGCCCGTGGGGGCCGTACTGGGGACCCTATGGGGGCTACGGCGGCTGGTATCGACCCTACGGGCCGTGGGGTTGGGGCCCGGGCTACTGGCCGCCGCAGACGATCGTGCGCGACGTGCCGGTGACGTTCGCGAGCCTGCGCGTGTTCTTCAAGGATGCGAAGTCGGGCAAGCGCGTCTATCAGGTCACCGCGCGCAACACGACCGAGGGCGGCAGCCTGGCCGGCGTCATGCCCTACATGATCCGGAGCGCGTTCGCCGATTTCCCGGGCGAGAGTGGCCGGCCGCGGCGCGTGACGCTCGAAGTCGAGAAGGCCAAACCATAG
- the uraD gene encoding 2-oxo-4-hydroxy-4-carboxy-5-ureidoimidazoline decarboxylase: protein MSGAGTHYTLAQLNAMPEAEFVAVLGGIYEHSPWFAESAARKRPFADLASLAAALREAVDHAGREAQLALVRAHPELAGKAAVRGELTDESTREQSGAGLHLCTPEEFERLQQLNADYNRKFGFPFILAVRGYDRHGIIAEFARRIDNAPDVELQTCINQIHRIAQFRLDDLVSR, encoded by the coding sequence ATGAGCGGGGCAGGCACGCACTACACCCTCGCCCAGCTCAACGCGATGCCCGAGGCCGAGTTCGTCGCGGTCCTCGGCGGCATCTACGAGCATTCCCCATGGTTCGCCGAGTCGGCCGCTCGCAAACGCCCGTTTGCCGACCTGGCCTCGCTGGCCGCGGCGCTCCGCGAGGCCGTCGATCACGCGGGCCGCGAGGCGCAGCTCGCGCTCGTGCGCGCGCACCCGGAGCTCGCGGGCAAGGCCGCGGTGCGCGGCGAGCTCACCGACGAGTCCACGCGCGAGCAGAGTGGCGCGGGCCTGCACCTGTGCACGCCCGAGGAGTTCGAACGCCTGCAGCAGCTCAACGCGGACTACAACCGCAAGTTCGGCTTCCCGTTCATTCTCGCGGTGCGTGGCTACGATCGGCACGGCATCATCGCGGAATTTGCAAGACGCATCGACAACGCACCCGACGTCGAGTTGCAAACGTGCATCAACCAGATTCATCGCATTGCACAGTTTCGGCTCGACGACTTAGTATCCCGCTGA
- a CDS encoding nucleobase:cation symporter-2 family protein encodes MTSASSTRTTDSTDATDTATPADRINERLPSGRLLALGLQHVLVMYAGTVAVPLIVGGALKLPKDQLAFLINADLFAAGIATLIQALGFWRFGIRMPVMMGVTFAAVAPMIAIGGDPEIGLLGIYGAVIASGIFGILIAPLMGRMLGLFPPVVTGTVITLIGISLMRVGINWAGGGQPTTRAVIDGVVKDVPNLAYGDLGNLAIAGLVLVVILVLTKYGRGLIANCAVLLGIIAGTLVAMAFGKVSFEGLHEASLVAVITPLHFGMPTFQLTAVLSMCIVMLITLVESTGMFLALADITGKRLTNRELTNGLRADGLGTIVGGVFNTFPYTSFSQNVGLVTVTGVRSRYVAVAGGLILIAFGLFPKMAHVVASVPQFVLGGAGIVMFGMVAATGIRILGSCDFNRNRHNLFIVAISIGFGMVPTLSPTLFQYLPKWTDPFTHSGIVLGTIVAVALNLFYNGMQSAEEAMRNAAANSHGTE; translated from the coding sequence ATGACTTCCGCGAGTAGCACGCGTACGACTGATTCGACCGATGCGACGGACACGGCGACCCCGGCCGACCGCATCAACGAACGACTTCCCTCGGGCCGGCTGCTGGCCCTGGGCCTGCAGCACGTGCTGGTGATGTACGCGGGCACGGTGGCGGTACCGCTGATCGTCGGCGGCGCGCTCAAGCTCCCCAAGGACCAGCTTGCCTTCCTCATCAACGCGGACCTGTTCGCCGCCGGCATCGCCACGCTGATCCAGGCGCTCGGCTTCTGGCGCTTCGGCATCCGCATGCCGGTCATGATGGGCGTCACGTTCGCGGCGGTGGCACCGATGATCGCCATCGGCGGCGATCCCGAGATCGGCCTGCTCGGCATCTACGGCGCGGTGATCGCCTCCGGCATCTTCGGGATACTGATCGCGCCGCTGATGGGACGCATGCTCGGGCTCTTTCCGCCCGTGGTGACCGGCACCGTGATCACGCTCATCGGCATCTCGCTGATGCGCGTGGGCATCAACTGGGCCGGCGGCGGCCAGCCGACCACGCGCGCGGTCATCGACGGCGTGGTCAAGGACGTGCCGAACCTCGCCTACGGCGACCTCGGCAACCTCGCCATCGCGGGTCTCGTGCTCGTGGTCATCCTCGTGCTGACCAAGTACGGGCGCGGGCTCATCGCCAACTGCGCGGTGCTGCTCGGGATCATCGCCGGCACGCTCGTCGCGATGGCATTCGGCAAGGTGTCGTTCGAAGGCCTGCACGAGGCGAGCCTCGTGGCCGTCATCACGCCGCTGCACTTCGGCATGCCGACGTTCCAGCTCACCGCCGTGCTGTCGATGTGCATCGTCATGCTGATCACGCTCGTGGAATCCACGGGCATGTTCCTCGCGCTGGCCGACATCACGGGCAAGCGGCTGACCAATCGCGAACTCACCAACGGCCTGCGCGCCGACGGCCTCGGCACGATCGTCGGCGGGGTGTTCAACACGTTCCCGTACACGTCGTTCTCGCAGAACGTGGGCCTCGTGACCGTGACCGGCGTGCGCTCGCGCTATGTGGCCGTGGCCGGCGGGCTGATCCTGATCGCGTTCGGGCTGTTTCCGAAGATGGCGCACGTCGTGGCCTCGGTGCCGCAGTTCGTGCTCGGCGGCGCCGGCATCGTGATGTTCGGCATGGTCGCCGCCACCGGTATCCGCATCCTTGGGTCGTGCGACTTCAACCGCAATCGCCATAACCTGTTCATCGTCGCGATCTCGATCGGCTTCGGCATGGTCCCGACGCTCTCCCCCACGCTGTTCCAGTACCTGCCGAAGTGGACCGATCCGTTCACGCATAGCGGCATCGTGCTCGGCACGATCGTCGCGGTGGCGCTGAACCTGTTCTACAACGGCATGCAGTCGGCCGAAGAAGCCATGCGCAATGCCGCCGCCAACTCTCACGGCACCGAATAA